GTTTGTGGAAATGTTTGTGGGTGTGGGTGCATCCCGCGTACGCGACCTGTTTAAGAAAGCAAAAGACAATGCCCCATGTATCATCTTCATTGATGAAATCGACGCCGTAGGACGTCAAAGAGGTGCAGGTATTGGTGGTGGAAACGATGAGCGGGAACAAACCCTCAACCAACTGCTCACCGAAATGGATGGTTTTGAAGGTAACACTGGCATCATTATTATTGCTGCCACTAACCGTCCTGACGTTTTGGATGCAGCTTTGTTGCGTCCCGGACGGTTTGACAGACAAGTTATGGTCGATGCACCTGACGTCAAAGGACGTTTGGATGTTTTAAAAGTCCACGCCCGTAACAAGAAACTAGACCCCGGCGTTTCTTTAGAAGCAATTGCCCGTCGTACCCCTGGTTTTACAGGTGCAGACTTAGCCAACTTGCTTAATGAAGCTGCTATTCTCACAGCCAGACGGCGTAAAGATGGCATTACCAACGTAGAAATCGATGATGCTGTGGATCGCGTTGTTGCCGGTATGGAAGGCACACCTCTGGTAGATAGCAAGAGCAAGCGTTTGATTGCTTACCACGAAGTGGGACACGCCCTAGCAGGTACATTGCTCAAAGACCACGACCCAGTGCAAAAAGTAACCTTGATTCCACGGGGACAAGCACAGGGGTTAACTTGGTTTACTCCTAATGAGGAGCAAGGGTTAATAACTCGCGGTCAACTCAAAGCCAGAATTACCGGTGCTTTGGGCGGTCGTGCTGCAGAAGAAGTGATTTTTGGTTCTGCGGAAGTCACAACTGGTGCTGGAAATGACTTGCAGCAAGTAAGCAACATGGCACGGCAAATGGTGACAAGGTTTGGGATGTCTGATTTAGGACCAATATCCTTGGAAAGCCAGCAGGGAGAAGTCTTCTTGGGTCGTGACTGGATGACACGCTCAGAATATTCCGAATCTATTGCGGCTCGTGTTGATACCCAAGTCCGTATCATTGTTGAACAATGCTACGAAACCGCAAAGCGGTTCATACAGGAAAATCGCACTGTCATGGATCGGTTAGTAGATTTGCTTGTTGAAAAAGAGACCATTGACGGTGAAGAATTCCGTCAGATTGTGGCTGAGTACACTAGCGTACCTGAAAAGTCGCAGTATATGCCTACTCTCTAATCTTAACTTAGGTAGGGCTATGCCCGACTTCACTCAACAGGGATGGTTAACGCCATCCCTTTTTTGTTTGGATAAATTTGCTTTATGAGCGCAAGATTGAACTCAGAACACAGAACTCAGTAGTCAGAATAATAAACGGTAGTTATGGGGATTCTTTACTTTTGCCTTTTTACTTTTTACTTTTTACTTTTTACTTTTTACTTTTTACTTTTTACTTTTTACTTGTTCTGACGCGCGAGTTTTTATTTAATTAAGCCCTTCTAGTTAGTTGTGGATAATGAAATGAGTGAGACGGAAATCTGCAAGAGCCAGATTCGTCTAATTGATACTCCGGTCAATGACCGCTTCTAGAAAGTTGTACGCCGTATTCTCTGCTAAAGAGCTATCTACTGCGTCATCTAAGGATGAAGTATTAGCGCTTACACACATTGAACGTGCATATAAATTTTTAGTATGACCAAGAACAACAATTGTAGCCAAAGTTATGGAGACAGCAGTAAGATATACAAATTTCATGTTCAAACCTGTGGAAAACTTTAGGAATGTCTTATTGAAGCGAACAGTATGTATCGTAGAAATTATGTTTTAGCAAATGTTACTAAGAGTTTTCTTTACAATTTAAGAAGGATAGTGTTAAGCATAGATTATCCTGTAAGGTCAGTGAACAGGGTGATTTCTACTTCTTTTGTAGATGAGAAAATTGGAGCTAGAGAATTAACTGATAGCTATTTATAAAGTAGCTAATTAAATTTGCTAAAGCTAGAGAGAAAAGTCATGCAAAATTCATGACTTTAGTCATATCTAGATGATGCCACTGTGTTGTAATACAGCAGAATTCAGGAGTCAGAATACAGAATACAGTATACAGAAGTAAAACAGGCTTTATACCTGGTTTTGAGACTTAGGTTGTGTACTTCACCAAATTGAAATCTTCTGTATATGCTTTCTAATAGAATTAAGTAATCTTTAATACTTAGAAAATAACGAAAACATGATTCCAATGAATATGAAACCACAGATAAACACAGATGCACACAGATAATTTATCTGTGTGCATCTGTGTGCATCTGCGGTTCCAAATACCCTTAAACCGGATTTTTGCAAGAAATCTATTGTTGATGCCCCCTCCCCGCAAACGGGGAGGCGTTGGGGGTAGGGGTTACTGCTGATCCAAGCGCAACACTGCCATAAACGCTTCCTGCGGTACATCCACTGTACCCACAGATTTCATCCGCTTTTTACCTTTTGCCTGCTTCTGTAAGAGTTTCTTCTTCCGGCTAATGTCACCGCCGTAGCACTTGGCCAGCACATCTTTTCGTAAAGCTGGGATATGTTCACTGGCAATGACTTTACTGCCAATCGATGCTTGGATGGGCACTTTGAATTGATGGCGGGGAATCAATTCTTTTAGCTTCTCAGCCATTGACCGCCCAACGTTGTACGCTTTATCTCTGTGGACAATCATCGCCAAGGAATCAACTGGATCGCCATTAATTAAAATATCGAGTTTGACTAGGGGATTTTCCCGGTAGCCAATCAATTGATATTCCATGCTGGCATATCCCCGTGAGCGGGATTTCATCTGGTCAAAAAAGTCTGTGACAACTTCTGCCAAAGGCAACTCGTAACTGAGTGTGGTGCGTCCTTGAGTGAGATACTTCATATCTTTGAAGACACCACGCCGATTTTGCGCCAACTCCATCAAAGTGCCGACGTAAGTTTCTGGCGTAATCATATCCACTTGGACGTACGGTTCTTCAATTTTCTCCCGTTCGTTGGGAGAGGGTAAGCGACTGGGGTTGTCTATGTAGAGTTCCTCACCCTTGAGGGTATGTACCTTGTAAACGACAGAAGGAGCAGTAATAATTAAGTCCAGGTCATACTCTCGCTCTAGGCGTTCTTGCACAATTTCCATGTGCAGCAAACCCAAAAAGCCACAGCGGAAGCCAAAACCCATCGCGCTAGATGTTTCTGGTTCAAACTGTAGCGCTGCATCATTCAGTTTGAGTTTATCTAAGGCTTCGCGCAAATCTTCAAATTGGTCAGCATCGATGGGGAACATCCCGCAGAATACCATTGGGTTAGCTTCTGTGTAACCAGGTAATGGTTCAGGGGCTTTAGCGTTGGATAAGGTGATTGTGTCTCCCACCCGTGCATCAGCAACCGCTTTAATTGCTGCGGCTAAATAACCAACTTCCCCTGCGTGCAGTTCTTCAACTTGCTTTTGGGTGGGAGAAAGCACTCCTAACTCATCAATTTCGTATTCCTTGCCAGAAACCATTAGGTAGATGCGATCGCCCTTCTTGAGTGTGCCATCCATCACCCGAAAATAGACAATGACTCCTCGGTAGCTGTCGTAGTAACTATCAAAAATCAATGCCCTTAAGCGCTCATTCACCGTGTTCCGTGGCGGTGGTATACGCTCCACAATGGCTTCTAAAATCTCGTCAATGCCTATTCCTTCTTTGGCTGAGGCAAGAATCGCACCACTGCAATCTAAACCGATAATTTCTTCAATTTCCTGTGTGATCCGCTCTGGTTCTGCTCCAGGTAAGTCGATTTTATTCAAAACTGGGATAATTTCCAGGTTATGCTCTAGAGCTAAGTAGACATTTGCCAGGGTTTGCGCTTCCACTCCCTGGGAAGCATCTACTACCAACAACGCACCTTCGCAAGCAGCAAGACTGCGGGACACTTCATACGAAAAATCCACATGACCCGGAGTATCAATTAAGTTTAGTACATACTGCTGACCATCCTTTGCTTTGTAGTTCATCCGGGCAGCTTGCAGCTTAATTGTAATGCCGCGCTCCCGTTCCAAATCCATGTTGTCGAGAAACTGTTCCTTCATCTCCCGCTTGTCTACAGTGCCTGTCACTTGCAGCAAGCGGTCTGCTAGGGTAGATTTCCCATGGTCAATGTGAGCAATAATACAAAAATTGCGAATGCGAGCGGCGGGAACGTCAGTCATATACTTCTTTGCTTTAGGAGCAACAAGGGATAAAAGAGCAATATACTTAACGTATTTTAATGCTTTCTTAGCCCAGACGGTGCTATTGGACGGGGGGACAAGGAGTCAAGGGGAATAACTAATGACTCATGATTGTGGAGTATTGACTATTGACTACTGACAATTGAATATTGACTTGTGGACTTTCAAGAAGATATGAAGGTCTATACATAGCTTCTAGTATTCATCAGTTAGGGGCGTACAATAAACAACAACAAGTGCATTCATACAGACCTGACGGGGCTACTGCAACCCGCAACAGCCCCCCTGGTGTGAATAGAGCGACTTTACAAAGCCTTGGAAAAAACAAATTCAGGTATATCACCTTATGAATATGAAACAGAACGCTACCGATGCGGAACAAAGACTTGCCGATAAGGTAGAGATAGCTATTCGCCTAGACTCGGAGTTACTAGAACAAATTCAGCATCTCACCAATGACCCCAGTAAAGTGATTGAGGTGGCGATCCGCCAATGGTTGAGGGGTGAAACACCAAGAGATGACGAACTGACGCGTAACCCTGTACGTAAACCTTTACCACCTCGCGGGGAATGGAACGATTAAATTCACAAAAGCTAAAAAAAAGGTAAAAAATAAGATAGATAAGGAGGATTAAAAAATGTAAAATTTCCGATGCTAGATTTTATGACAAACAAAAATCGCCGCTTAAGTATGCTATTGCTGTAAAAATTTATTCCAAACTTTAGGCAGTGAATAGCAAAGCGTTTTGGGTTGCCATTTGTTGCCATTTATTTATCCAACTCGAGTCATGAGTATTACTGCTAACTCCCAAAGGTCGAAGGTATTGTCAAAGAATAAAGATGCTATTACCAGTAACACTAATGGCTCATGGGCAAATTTAGGAGCCGAGTTGGTGTACACGCAAGATGATACAGGACGCTACTTGACCTTTTGGTGGCAACACAGCGAATGCCTAGGGTTAAACTCTGAGCAAATAGTTGCAAACCAAAGCGGCAAAGAATATGCTTTTACCCCAGTGGATCAGGCTGCATACTTGGAAAGGTTGCAGCAGATTCTAACAACTTTAATGCCCCAAAGGTATCAGTGTTGGTTTAGCTATGGTCAGCAGCTGTTTGAGTTGGAGTTGGTCATCACTCCGATTATGCCTTCGTTGGCAAGCACCCCAACAACAGTTCTAGTTATGGGACGGCTGCTGCAAGCAGCACTCAGCAAACCAGAAGAAAACTTGGCATATCAAACACCCGTACAGCTAGATTCAGCGTTACATTCACAGCGTCACCATAAACTGATAAACCAAATTACCAGAAATATCCGACGGACATTAGATTTGGATATTATTTGGCAACAAACGGTGGATAGTTTGGGGGAAGCGTTGCAACTGGAACGCTGTATAATTTGTCCATACCAATCATCTAACACGAAAGTGCAGGTGATAGCAGAATACCGCCAACCAAACCTAGGCTCTATGCTTGGCTTGGAAATAGAGATTGCTTCTGAGCCGGGCTTTGTCCAAGCATTGGCAACACTACAACCCATTTTTGTGCAAAATCCACAACATCTCGATTTCGCTCAGCACAGAATGTTAGTGGTGACAACTTGCTACCAAGACCAGCCAAATGGATTGATTGCTGTCACTTTAGGCAAGATATGCTCCGAGATCAGCGCAGAGGAACTTGAACTAGCAAAAGAAGTGGCAGATCAGCTAGGAACAGCGATCGCCCACGCTACCTTATATAAAGAACTGGAACAAGCGCGTCAAGAAGCCGAACAAGCCACCCGCCACATCAGAGAGTTTCTCGCCAATGTGACCCATGAGCTGAGAACACCACTCAACGGCATTATCGGATTTTTAAAGTTGATTTTGGAGGGTATGGCAGACGATCCAGAAGAACAAAGGCAGTTTCTTCAAGAAGCTCACAAATCATCACTTTACCTGCTTGATATTATCAACGATATCTTAGATATTGCCAGAATTGAAGCAGACAAAATGGAACTAGAATTGCGATCAGTCTGGTTAGATGAGCTATTCAGTGATGTGGAAAGTTTTATGCGTCCTCAAGCAGAGGGAAGAAACCTCAGTCTGCGAATGCAAATGCCTGCAACTTCTGATGAAATTATCGTCTATGGTGATTACCAGCGCCTCAAGCAAGTGATGCTAAATTTAGTTGGCAATGCTATTAAATTTACTCATGAAGGCGGTATAACTATCAGTGCCGATGTTGTTCGTAAAAAAGTGATATTTCAAGACCAACAATTTCCTGGTATGGTAAGAGTGCGTGTGGCAGACACAGGTATTGGTGTTTCTCTTGACAAACAGGACAAACTGTTTCAAATATTTAGTCAGGTAGATAGCTCCCGCACTCGCCATTACGGCGGTACAGGCTTGGGATTAGCAATATCCCAAAAGCTAGTAGAGGCAATGGGGGGTGAAGTCAATTTTTACAGTTTGGGCGAAGGACTTGGCTCAACCGTAACATTTACTGTACCGCTCTATCAACAACCAGTTATGGTTTCATCCTCAGATAACGACTTATAAGATTTTTACACACGCGCCGACACCTCAAACAGCACGTCTGTACATCAAGACTTGGTAGACTAAACTGAAAAAGGTGAAGTCAAATTGGTTATATGACACATCCAATAACAGCCCGTCAGCTATTCCAAACCGCTTACGAAAGTCGTTATACTTGGGACGAAAACTTTCCTGGTTATAGTGCAGATGTGCAACTAGTTCAGGGAGATGAAGTCTATACAGGTAAGATTCGCATCAACCGCGACCTAAGCGTAGAAGTTACGGGTGTTGCAGATGAGCAAGTGGAGGAAGGTATTTATACTCAATTGCGAGATATAGTCACCCACCGTAAATGCACAAACTTTGAGCAGTCTCATGGAGAGCACGAGTTTAGCCTTGGTCAAGAAGACCCGAATGGTGCGATAGAAATCTTGGTTAAGGGCGACTCTATGGGTTCAAATTATAAAGTCCGGGGTAACGAAATTTCCCAGGTCAGTCGGGTGATGGGTCGCATGGCTTTTATCATTGATACCCACGCAAGCTTGGACACAGGTTCTGGCTACATTGCAACTCGCTATGATGCAACCTTCCGCAACTCGAAAACGAATCAAGTGACCAGTGTTCTCAAATTTGAAGATACCTATGAGAAAATTGGCGATTACTATGTGATGACTAAGCAAATTGTGCAAGAGTATAAAGATGGCACTCGTACCACAACTGAGTTTAGCTACTCCAACATTAAGCTATTAGAACCAGCAGCTGTTTCATGAAAAAGGCAGCTATGCAGAAGGTAGAAGTTCCCTCAGAAATAAATTTCAGTATTTCAAACCAAAACACCTTGCTTTGTTGGGCTTTGTCTCTTGAATAAAAAAAGACAAAAAGCCATCAAGCTGCAATTAGATCTAGGATTGTTTTAACAACGCACGAAAATAAAATTTTGGAAACTGGCTGATAGGTTAGTAGTAGCGCTTAAACGCTATGACAAGCCAATATCCAATTTTCCACCCCACCTTTAATTTACGAGGTCTACAACTATGGAACTTACAGTCGATAATGTCGAAACAGTTTTAGATGAAATGCGTCCTTATCTCATTTCTGATGGCGGTAATGTGGAACTCGTGGAACTTGAGGGTCCAGTCGTCAAACTACGGTTGCAAGGCGCTTGCGGTTCTTGTCCGAGTTCCACAATGACTTTAAGAATGGGAATTGAGCGTCGCCTCAGAGAAATGATTCCTGAAATTGCAGAAGTCGAACAAGTGATGTAAAAAGTTAGGAGTTGTAGAGACGCGTCATGGCGCGTCTCTACATAAGAGACACCTCACTCCTAACTATCCCTATGTCTCATCCTCTCTACGTCGCCTTTATTTGGCATCAACATCAGCCGCTGTACAAATCTCCCACGAGCGACGTTTCGCCGTCTCGTTCTCAACGTTATCGTCTACCCTGGGTACGTTTGCATGGTACTAAGGATTACTTGGATCTCATGCTGATTCTAGAGCGCTACCCTCGATTGCACCAAACGGTCAATTTGGTACCCTCACTCATATTGCAGCTGGAAGATTACATCGCTGGAACTGCTTTTGACCCTTACCTGGAACTGAGCCTAACACCAACAGAGCAACTCTCTGACCAACAACGGGAATTTATTGTAGAACACTTTTTCGACGCAAATCACCACACCCTCATTGACCCCCATCCCCGCTATGCTCAGTTGTACAACCAACGTCAAGAAAAAGGGCACCCTTGGTGTTTGATAAATTGGCAACTGCAAGATTACAGCGATTTATTGGCGTGGCATAATCTGGCGTGGATTGACCCCGTGTTTTGGGATGACCCAGAAATTGAAGCTTGGTTAAAGCAGGGTAAGAATTTTACTTTGGGCGATCGCCAGCGCATTTACTCTAAACAAAGAGAAATTATTAGCAAAATTGTCCCGCAACATAAGGCAATGCAGGAGGCGGGGCAGTTAGAAGTGACAACCTCGCCTTATACCCATCCCATCTTGCCTTTGCTTGCCGATACTAACTCTGGTCGTGTGGCAGTGCCTAATATGACTTTACCAGAGTCTCGATTTCAGTGGGGAGAAGACATTCCCCGGCACTTACGCAAAGCTTGGAATTTATATGTAGACAGATTTGGACAGACGCCACGAGGTTTGTGGCCATCAGAACAATCAGTCAGCCCGGAAGTTTTACCGTATATTATTAATCAAGGCTTTAAGTGGATTTGCTCAGATGAAGCAGTGCTGGGCTGGACGCTGAAACAATTTTTCCACCGCGATGGTGCGGGGAACGTTCAAGACCCGGAGTTGCTATACCGACCATATCGATTGCAAACCTCAGTAGGTGACTTAGCAATTGTCTTTCGCGACCACAGATTATCAGATTTAATTGGCTTTACCTACGGTTCCATGGCGCCAAAGCAGGCAGCAGCAGACCTAGTGGGTCACTTGCAGGCGATCGCCCGGATGCAAAGAGACAGCCAAAGCGAACAACCCTGGTTAGTGACCATCGCCTTAGATGGTGAGAACTGCTGGGAATATTATCCCCAAGATGGCAAACCCTTCTTGGACGCTTTATATCAAAGCCTCAGTAACGAACCGCACCTAAAACTTGTTACTGTCTCAGAATTTATCGAACAGTTTCCCCCAACAGCAACTATCCCAGGGCAGCAACTGCACAGTGGTTCTTGGGTGGATGGTAGCTTCACCACTTGGATCGGGGACCCTGCTAAAAATCGCGCTTGGGATTATCTAACGCAAGCCAGGGCAACTTTAGCAAATCATCCAGAAGCAACGGAAGAAAACAACGCCGAAGCATGGGAAGCTTTGTATGCCGCAGAGGGTTCTGACTGGTTTTGGT
The sequence above is a segment of the Mastigocladopsis repens PCC 10914 genome. Coding sequences within it:
- a CDS encoding NifU family protein, which codes for MELTVDNVETVLDEMRPYLISDGGNVELVELEGPVVKLRLQGACGSCPSSTMTLRMGIERRLREMIPEIAEVEQVM
- a CDS encoding DUF3386 domain-containing protein; its protein translation is MTHPITARQLFQTAYESRYTWDENFPGYSADVQLVQGDEVYTGKIRINRDLSVEVTGVADEQVEEGIYTQLRDIVTHRKCTNFEQSHGEHEFSLGQEDPNGAIEILVKGDSMGSNYKVRGNEISQVSRVMGRMAFIIDTHASLDTGSGYIATRYDATFRNSKTNQVTSVLKFEDTYEKIGDYYVMTKQIVQEYKDGTRTTTEFSYSNIKLLEPAAVS
- a CDS encoding sensor histidine kinase; this encodes MSITANSQRSKVLSKNKDAITSNTNGSWANLGAELVYTQDDTGRYLTFWWQHSECLGLNSEQIVANQSGKEYAFTPVDQAAYLERLQQILTTLMPQRYQCWFSYGQQLFELELVITPIMPSLASTPTTVLVMGRLLQAALSKPEENLAYQTPVQLDSALHSQRHHKLINQITRNIRRTLDLDIIWQQTVDSLGEALQLERCIICPYQSSNTKVQVIAEYRQPNLGSMLGLEIEIASEPGFVQALATLQPIFVQNPQHLDFAQHRMLVVTTCYQDQPNGLIAVTLGKICSEISAEELELAKEVADQLGTAIAHATLYKELEQARQEAEQATRHIREFLANVTHELRTPLNGIIGFLKLILEGMADDPEEQRQFLQEAHKSSLYLLDIINDILDIARIEADKMELELRSVWLDELFSDVESFMRPQAEGRNLSLRMQMPATSDEIIVYGDYQRLKQVMLNLVGNAIKFTHEGGITISADVVRKKVIFQDQQFPGMVRVRVADTGIGVSLDKQDKLFQIFSQVDSSRTRHYGGTGLGLAISQKLVEAMGGEVNFYSLGEGLGSTVTFTVPLYQQPVMVSSSDNDL
- a CDS encoding glycoside hydrolase gives rise to the protein MSHPLYVAFIWHQHQPLYKSPTSDVSPSRSQRYRLPWVRLHGTKDYLDLMLILERYPRLHQTVNLVPSLILQLEDYIAGTAFDPYLELSLTPTEQLSDQQREFIVEHFFDANHHTLIDPHPRYAQLYNQRQEKGHPWCLINWQLQDYSDLLAWHNLAWIDPVFWDDPEIEAWLKQGKNFTLGDRQRIYSKQREIISKIVPQHKAMQEAGQLEVTTSPYTHPILPLLADTNSGRVAVPNMTLPESRFQWGEDIPRHLRKAWNLYVDRFGQTPRGLWPSEQSVSPEVLPYIINQGFKWICSDEAVLGWTLKQFFHRDGAGNVQDPELLYRPYRLQTSVGDLAIVFRDHRLSDLIGFTYGSMAPKQAAADLVGHLQAIARMQRDSQSEQPWLVTIALDGENCWEYYPQDGKPFLDALYQSLSNEPHLKLVTVSEFIEQFPPTATIPGQQLHSGSWVDGSFTTWIGDPAKNRAWDYLTQARATLANHPEATEENNAEAWEALYAAEGSDWFWWFGVGHSSNHDAIFDQLFREHLYGIYKALNEPIPPYLRQPVEIHEAQTDCRPQSFIHPVIDGRGDEQDWDKAGRIEVGGARGTMHNSSAIQRLWYGVDHLNFYLRVDFKTGVQLGQDLAPELNLLWFYPNQTMHNSPVPLAEVPDASPLNYLFHHHLEINLLTQSIQFREAGEHYQWHPRTSRAQVALNNCLELAIPWADLQVPPDYPLRLILVLSDEGRFCNYLPENALIPIEVP
- the lepA gene encoding translation elongation factor 4, whose product is MTDVPAARIRNFCIIAHIDHGKSTLADRLLQVTGTVDKREMKEQFLDNMDLERERGITIKLQAARMNYKAKDGQQYVLNLIDTPGHVDFSYEVSRSLAACEGALLVVDASQGVEAQTLANVYLALEHNLEIIPVLNKIDLPGAEPERITQEIEEIIGLDCSGAILASAKEGIGIDEILEAIVERIPPPRNTVNERLRALIFDSYYDSYRGVIVYFRVMDGTLKKGDRIYLMVSGKEYEIDELGVLSPTQKQVEELHAGEVGYLAAAIKAVADARVGDTITLSNAKAPEPLPGYTEANPMVFCGMFPIDADQFEDLREALDKLKLNDAALQFEPETSSAMGFGFRCGFLGLLHMEIVQERLEREYDLDLIITAPSVVYKVHTLKGEELYIDNPSRLPSPNEREKIEEPYVQVDMITPETYVGTLMELAQNRRGVFKDMKYLTQGRTTLSYELPLAEVVTDFFDQMKSRSRGYASMEYQLIGYRENPLVKLDILINGDPVDSLAMIVHRDKAYNVGRSMAEKLKELIPRHQFKVPIQASIGSKVIASEHIPALRKDVLAKCYGGDISRKKKLLQKQAKGKKRMKSVGTVDVPQEAFMAVLRLDQQ
- the ftsH2 gene encoding ATP-dependent zinc metalloprotease FtsH2, yielding MKFSWRVLLLWTLPALVIGFFFWQGAFSGTPADMSRNAANTRMTYGRFLEYLDANRVSSVDLYEGGRTAIVEAVDPELDNRIQRVRVDLPANAPEVISKLKEKGVSFDAHPMRNDGAIWGLLGNLVFPILLITGLFLLFRRSSNLPGGPGQAMNFGKSRARFQMEAKTGVKFDDVAGIEEAKEELQEVVTFLKQPEKFTAVGARIPKGVLLVGPPGTGKTLLAKAIAGEAGVPFFSISGSEFVEMFVGVGASRVRDLFKKAKDNAPCIIFIDEIDAVGRQRGAGIGGGNDEREQTLNQLLTEMDGFEGNTGIIIIAATNRPDVLDAALLRPGRFDRQVMVDAPDVKGRLDVLKVHARNKKLDPGVSLEAIARRTPGFTGADLANLLNEAAILTARRRKDGITNVEIDDAVDRVVAGMEGTPLVDSKSKRLIAYHEVGHALAGTLLKDHDPVQKVTLIPRGQAQGLTWFTPNEEQGLITRGQLKARITGALGGRAAEEVIFGSAEVTTGAGNDLQQVSNMARQMVTRFGMSDLGPISLESQQGEVFLGRDWMTRSEYSESIAARVDTQVRIIVEQCYETAKRFIQENRTVMDRLVDLLVEKETIDGEEFRQIVAEYTSVPEKSQYMPTL